A genomic segment from Acuticoccus sediminis encodes:
- a CDS encoding SDR family NAD(P)-dependent oxidoreductase has protein sequence MTQFHAGKIALVTGGSRGIGRAIAERLAAGGATVAITYHESAAGAADTVAAIEAAGGNAFALQADLGSAADIPTLFDRLDAELAKRSTRATLDILVNNAGNSGWGGLGDATPDAWDAMFAVHARAPFFMVQSALSRLSAGARIVNLSSAAGTRPLQPVPIYSMAKAAINNLTHTLAMELGPRGITVNAVAPGWVRTDMNAAVRDSDDTVKAIEADTALGRFGEVADIAAVVAFLASDAGRWVTGQVIEASGGYKL, from the coding sequence ATGACGCAGTTCCACGCGGGCAAGATCGCCCTCGTCACCGGCGGATCGCGCGGCATCGGCCGAGCGATCGCCGAACGCCTCGCCGCCGGTGGCGCCACCGTCGCCATCACCTACCACGAGAGCGCAGCAGGTGCTGCGGACACGGTCGCCGCGATCGAGGCGGCCGGCGGCAACGCCTTCGCGCTGCAGGCGGACCTTGGCTCGGCGGCCGACATCCCGACGCTTTTCGATCGGCTCGATGCCGAACTCGCCAAGCGGAGCACTCGCGCAACGCTCGACATCCTGGTCAACAACGCCGGCAACTCCGGTTGGGGTGGTCTCGGCGATGCGACCCCCGACGCCTGGGACGCGATGTTCGCCGTGCATGCCCGCGCGCCGTTCTTCATGGTCCAGTCCGCATTGAGCCGCCTCTCGGCCGGCGCGCGGATCGTCAACCTCTCATCCGCCGCGGGGACGCGACCGCTTCAGCCCGTCCCAATCTATTCCATGGCCAAGGCGGCCATCAACAACCTGACCCACACCCTCGCTATGGAGCTGGGCCCGCGCGGGATCACAGTAAATGCCGTCGCACCGGGCTGGGTCCGCACCGACATGAACGCCGCCGTTCGCGACAGCGACGATACGGTGAAGGCAATCGAGGCTGACACCGCGCTCGGCCGCTTCGGCGAGGTCGCCGACATAGCCGCCGTGGTGGCATTCCTCGCCTCGGACGCAGGCCGCTGGGTCACCGGCCAGGTGATCGAGGCAAGCGGCGGCTACAAGCTCTGA
- a CDS encoding NADPH-dependent F420 reductase, giving the protein MKIGILNTGNLGSRLARAWAHAGHDLILAKDGEDRKLAPLLFELGDRARLGSIREAAEAGDVVLFSVYWPRMDAVVGEAREALHGKVVIETMNPLNVDADFRHTHDLAFMQESSTAEALQQRMPEARVVKAFNLMAAPVLEAAAWATSPSRPGIFYASDDAAAGRLTRGLIEDAGFGAVNAGPLKSARQLEQLGVLLHHVADNEYRGDADLVRLALSVVEASPGPIMRERAA; this is encoded by the coding sequence ATGAAGATCGGAATTCTCAATACCGGAAACCTCGGCAGCCGCCTCGCGAGAGCGTGGGCACACGCTGGGCACGACCTCATCCTCGCCAAGGACGGCGAGGACAGGAAGCTCGCACCGCTTCTCTTCGAACTCGGGGACCGAGCGCGCCTCGGGTCGATCCGTGAGGCTGCCGAAGCCGGCGACGTTGTCCTCTTCTCGGTCTACTGGCCGCGCATGGACGCGGTCGTCGGCGAAGCCCGGGAGGCGCTCCACGGCAAGGTCGTGATCGAGACGATGAACCCGCTCAACGTGGATGCCGACTTCCGGCATACCCACGACCTCGCGTTCATGCAGGAAAGCTCCACCGCTGAGGCACTGCAGCAGCGCATGCCCGAAGCACGGGTGGTCAAGGCGTTCAACCTCATGGCGGCGCCTGTGCTCGAAGCCGCGGCATGGGCGACGTCCCCGTCGCGGCCCGGCATCTTCTACGCGAGCGACGATGCGGCAGCCGGCCGGCTGACGCGCGGCCTCATCGAGGACGCCGGCTTCGGGGCTGTCAACGCGGGCCCGCTGAAGAGCGCCCGCCAGCTCGAGCAGCTCGGCGTTCTCCTGCACCACGTCGCCGACAACGAGTATCGCGGTGATGCCGACCTCGTGCGCCTTGCGCTGTCGGTCGTCGAGGCAAGTCCCGGGCCGATCATGCGCGAGCGCGCCGCCTGA
- a CDS encoding LysR family transcriptional regulator translates to MTATVGISEMQVFVAVVTEGSFTAAAQRLETDKARVSRIVQRIEEKLDARLLNRSTRRLSVTEVGRDYFERVSTILAAAEAAEAAVAQQRGDPKGRLRLATTPEFGTTKVDRWIAAYLSKWPGVSVDAVYSNHFVDIIHEGIDVAIRIGSLPDSDLSARKLGEIGYGLFASPQYLARAGSPRTVEELRRHDLVMKTTGRRTSWTLVNGEATVKISSVPRCALDNTIAVKNMASSGLGIALLPRFMAAPHIDEGTLSSVLPGWASTPLPVHAVFASTRYMDPKVRGFVDLCRDAFDDRPDTTG, encoded by the coding sequence ATGACAGCAACGGTCGGCATTTCCGAGATGCAGGTTTTCGTCGCGGTGGTGACGGAGGGATCATTCACCGCCGCGGCGCAGCGCCTCGAGACCGATAAGGCGCGCGTCAGCCGGATCGTGCAGCGGATCGAGGAGAAGCTCGATGCGCGTCTCCTGAACCGGTCCACCCGCAGGCTCAGCGTGACCGAGGTGGGCCGCGACTACTTCGAGCGGGTGTCCACGATCCTTGCGGCGGCGGAAGCGGCGGAGGCTGCCGTCGCACAACAGCGAGGCGACCCCAAGGGCCGCCTGCGCCTCGCGACGACTCCGGAGTTCGGTACGACGAAGGTCGATCGCTGGATCGCCGCGTATCTGTCGAAGTGGCCGGGTGTCAGCGTGGACGCGGTCTACTCGAACCATTTCGTCGACATCATCCATGAGGGAATCGACGTCGCGATCCGCATTGGCAGCCTGCCGGACTCGGATCTGTCGGCGCGAAAGCTGGGCGAGATCGGCTACGGCCTTTTCGCGTCCCCGCAATACCTCGCGCGCGCCGGGTCGCCGCGGACGGTCGAGGAGCTGCGACGGCACGACCTCGTCATGAAGACAACCGGTCGCCGGACGAGCTGGACCCTCGTCAACGGCGAGGCGACGGTGAAGATTTCGTCCGTTCCCCGGTGTGCCTTGGACAATACCATCGCCGTCAAGAACATGGCATCGTCGGGCCTCGGCATCGCTCTCCTGCCTCGCTTCATGGCCGCCCCGCACATCGACGAGGGCACGCTCTCGAGCGTCTTGCCCGGTTGGGCGAGCACGCCCCTGCCGGTTCACGCCGTGTTCGCATCCACCCGCTACATGGACCCGAAGGTGCGCGGCTTCGTCGACCTCTGCCGCGACGCCTTCGACGATCGTCCCGACACGACCGGGTAG
- a CDS encoding NADPH-dependent F420 reductase, translated as MTQTIGMIGAGLVGKAVARLAVSAGYHVVVSNTRGPESLAELARELGPLARAGTVEEAIAAGDIVILSLPLASFANLPANAFAGKVVLDQTNYYPGMGGFHRADLDSGELTSSELMQRQLSGARLVKGLHNLSWLHIASNARPEGSPERTTLPIAGDDNAAKGAVTRFIETIGYDVIDAGALAESWRIEPGTPIYFWRYAPHVPEGVSGDEAKRIYQQPGRPVSKDEARTLIADATRPSPIGGTLEGMPQVHIDLFLEQASPETVKG; from the coding sequence TTGACACAGACAATCGGAATGATCGGCGCAGGCCTGGTCGGCAAGGCAGTCGCTCGACTTGCGGTTTCCGCCGGGTACCATGTCGTCGTAAGCAACACGCGGGGCCCGGAGTCGCTTGCCGAGCTGGCCCGCGAACTCGGCCCGCTCGCGCGCGCCGGGACCGTCGAGGAGGCAATCGCCGCCGGCGACATCGTTATCCTCTCGCTTCCGCTTGCATCGTTTGCAAACCTGCCGGCCAACGCGTTCGCCGGCAAGGTCGTGCTCGACCAGACGAACTACTATCCCGGGATGGGCGGCTTCCACCGCGCCGACCTCGACAGTGGCGAGCTGACCTCAAGCGAACTGATGCAGCGGCAGCTCTCCGGCGCGAGGCTGGTGAAGGGGCTCCACAATCTCAGCTGGCTCCACATCGCGAGCAACGCCCGGCCCGAGGGAAGCCCCGAGCGCACGACCCTGCCGATCGCCGGTGACGACAACGCGGCGAAGGGTGCCGTCACCCGCTTCATCGAGACCATCGGCTACGACGTGATCGACGCCGGCGCGCTCGCGGAGAGCTGGCGCATCGAGCCCGGTACGCCGATCTACTTCTGGCGCTACGCACCGCATGTACCCGAGGGCGTGTCCGGCGACGAGGCGAAGCGGATCTACCAGCAACCGGGTCGGCCCGTCTCGAAGGACGAGGCGCGCACCCTGATCGCCGATGCGACGCGCCCGTCGCCTATCGGCGGAACCCTCGAGGGGATGCCGCAGGTCCACATCGACCTGTTCCTCGAACAGGCCAGCCCCGAGACCGTCAAAGGCTGA